In the genome of Chrysoperla carnea chromosome 5, inChrCarn1.1, whole genome shotgun sequence, the window taaaatcgaaaaagatGTTTTTGAAAGGAAAAAGAAATTACTTCACGTAAAATACTAATTTAACGATGTCAAAGAATTTGAAAGCTTTTTATTCTTGTTTGAAAAACATAACTTTTAAATGGTTTtctatacaactttttttatagaatttatttaggtcattagataaaaaaaactttttttttcatttcattacgAAACTCAAGtatgatttatataattaacaagaataaaaaattattttaattagttgcAGTgaacagaaattttataaaggCAGAATCAATGGCGGCATTTTAGAACGGCCGAAGTAGCTATTATGAAAGAGGTGTTTAAAAGTTAGCAAGCCGTATTCCGAAATTACTAATAAGACCAGCgccttatataaaaaaagcttcGTAGTAAAGCGTTATTTTCAACGTGattcggaaaatttttgattgcacCTTAACCTTCTAACCGAAGGctatgtgtttttttgttttgttaaaattttgttaaaaaaaacacagttatcgTTAACTGACACTCAGATAATTGAGACTTTTAGGTTGTGGGTCAACTGACATCCTAATTTTATTGAAGTtcggtaaaaataatttttggcgTGCTATTCGATTATTTCTCTgctgaaataataaaaacggatattttaaaagtaagggCTTGGGGATGTTGTAAACAGTTTTCCCCATAACCGTGGAAAAGGATGCCTCGCTAccagcaatttttttaagaaagatACTGACCGCAAGGAAATAATGCTAACACTTTTACAAAGATAAAAAACTtcatgttcaaatttttaattgctggGCATTTATTTAGGatgatatttgaataaaaaatgtgccCATCTCTCGCAATAGCCTCTAAGTTTCCATCTATTCTGAAAtaatttgccaaaattttagTTACGGAAAAGACAGAGATTACTCACTTAAAAATAGCTcttgaaaaacttttcgaaCTTTTATtctcatgaaaaatttttccttaactTTGTCCAGTGCTCAACTTACTCTTTTCACCTAATATTTTTCTTGAACCAATATTTCCTCTAGGTACACAGTTCATTGAAAAATCGAATCTGTATAGTACTAATTTtctcacaaattaaaataataattttttatgtaactgATCAGCCAATGGGTACAATAATTAGTGAAAATGCAGTAGTTttggttaaaataatatattacgcTAATTAAGTATATCACTTATGTGGAATTTCAATGAGAAAacgttgtttttaaattattacttgctgcattttgtattatataaaatctaactaaatcaattatataacagtacctataatattattaattaaaatgttacaaATGATTGAGCAGAGAAAATAACCAAGTATAATGAATGCAAAACAGCCCAAGCTCAATGAGCATCAACATTTATTtcaactattttattaattcgtTGTAAAATACTATTTGCTTGTTTTCATATGCAATAGTTTTTACGGTTATGGTAAACAAGTTGCCTACAgacataaaagttgaaaatatgcaGTATATTATTCCATTTGTGATATTCGTTACTTGTAGAGTCTAGAGCCGCGTGCATTTATAAACTTATTAGTGGTTTTTTCATTGTATTACCATTTTGAGTTTCCATACAATATTTGTATCATTGGTGTAATAATGTTGCcggtatttttaaataataacattatataaatattattattaatataggaaatatttttacataaacgaTGGGAATCATTGTctgaaaattcatataaataatatattgaaaatgtataGAAGTTAATATTTCTACCCACAGCGCTTAATTCAGTTCTGCATGCAACGAATACGGgtttattcttaataatttgtGAGGCCGCAAAAATAATTCACttctgataaattaaattaattaaaaggttCAAACCTCGAACTTGTTTTGAATGCTCACACTACAATCACTTCAAACTTTCATATTTGAATGACATTTTCGATTACATGTTTCAGACGAATATACAGACATCATTTTTACGCGGGTAGGgtgaagtaaataaaaaatatcgttttacTAAGTTATCTAAAATCAATAAAGGTAAATTTAGGTATATTTCTGTATTAGTTCAAGAGTTAAATAGCTCCAAGCATCGAATCGGAAAAGTATCGGAATATAGCTGATACTGTTTCTTCCCAAAATTAGCCTAAGCGATGAGTTAATGGCCATTGACGGTATCTATGCCTTGTGCAAGAGAAGTATTAATTAGGaccttttttgttcaaaattaaaataaatttggtaattttttattcagacTTTAGTATATACATATTTGGTACTTATTACAACTCGGGACccataaaatttggatttttcagaggaaaaacattattttacagaaatttatttCAGGCGTACAGGcttttcaaaattgtatttacttttatttatttttttttttgaattaactaaaataataataaaatttttcgaaataagtaCTTTTTTATCACTCACATCGATTACAGGAATACTTACAGATTTATGTTTAGGTTAGTTTAGTTCTTGTATTTTCGCCTTCTTCTTCAGAttgaaaagataattaaatagaaCGTCAGCTAACCACCTCTCGTACTATTTTAGTCCGTATATTATGTGGTTTTTAAATTAGGGTACCATGTAAATTCCATAAAATAGGTAGatatgtatataatgtaatgtatcaTACCCTTATTTGtatagattaattttttaattactgatGTATGGTATGCTAGTATAGTATATATATGTTCGTATCCCTAATGAGTAGAAAATTAGCACGAAAATGTCagacaaaacaaaagtttgactGCTCTCGGTTCTGTTATAGCTggtattgtaattaataatatttcaacttatataatatgataaatttatgtgttatttattaaactttctaTAATAATGTATCAAAAGTAAAGTTTCTAGTTACATATAGAATAGatacattatacatattgtataatatacaattatgacttatttatagattatatattaatatagtttATGATGTTatgtcatataaataatatataggatTGTTCTGTAAAGGGTCACTACTTATATCCatcaaataaattagttttttaaacacatatagtaattataaaaacatggtaaaTTACATATAAGTGGGAATATCTTAGTGAGAAAAGTagggaaaaagtaaaaatttatactcCTGATATTTTTTGGGTATCATAACTTTTAACTTACCAgagtaatggggccgattttgaaaattcccaGTTTTACATacttccgcggtttcaaggccgcaatatccgaatcaaaccttttcaatgtgatgtctgtgtgtgtgtgtacgtacgtgcgtatgttcgtatgtgcgtatgttcgttcggattttttcgcctcgattatttcgtgactgggcttattcgacgcgtatttaagaactgaaaaagTTTTcggcagaattagttgagctgttaagtggataaaacacatcacatgtctatggagataatgatcgttccagcataagctgcagtacatgttcgaagaataatctatgaaggctaataAGGTAAGTTTTTAAAGGTAAGTAAGGCTCGCTATGGCAAGGCAGAAACATTTTGGACTAGGAATATTGAAAATACTTTTCGAAAGCAAGTTTTCTATTGCAGTGTAAAGTGCGTGTAAGATACGATTTTTAGTGAGTCAAAAagtgcaaaatatttttgttttcagttttattGAACCCAGTCTTTTTCAAGATATGACTTTTTCAGTTTATAGGATTTTGCAAACCTTTAGATAATCAAAATTGGTAGATTAATCTAATATTTACTATGTTTTAGTAAGGAACGCAAGATGCTAGTTACATACGATAAGCTCCtcgtaaaaaaatgtaaaaaatttttatgcaaatcatTTGTAAAGATAATTTTGGCTCAATAATTATGGAAATATATTATTGGAATGTATTGCCTATACCTATTCTATAAAATATGGCGTTGATAGTTCATTCGATTTAAAGCTGTGTACAGCTGATATCACGAGAACTAGAAAGctttatttttccattaaattataatatgcaTTGAAAAGTGGAAAAacaattctgaaaataaaattgaaaaaataaacaaacttttgcaaagacaatcattttttatatttcgaaaaaaggtaatatacaaaaaaggcagaaattaaaaaaaaatacaaaggaACAAACAAGGAAGAAATCTTGGAAACAGATTCagagatatttaaatatttggagaattatttacaaaaaaatatccgTACAGAATatcattttcgaaataattaatcgaaaattataaatattaaattaaataattaagcaaGAAcacgaaaataaaagttttatgtacACAAATACTTGTTGATCACGAtatgttttttagaaaaacgCTTCAAAATACTTGTACAAAAGGTGAATTTTCTGGATTGTAAGAGTATACAGGTCCTTGAATGGGTTCCACATTTTGATATTGTAATCTAGCAACAAATGccattttctttaaatcttcTTCAgtcatataaacaattttttgtaatttaccaTCGGGTAAGAGAAGATAATAATATCCATTAGCTGCTTTTGTGCTTTCTTCTTCGGCTTCTTTGTCATTTGTATAGTTTTCTTTGGCTTCGGCGTCATATGCTACAGTGGGTCCAACTTCAGTTGTGCTATCACTTGATACTTCAGTTGTTGAACTTTCTGGTGTTTCAGTTGTTGTTTTACCACGAGCTTTTGGTGGAACATATTTGTTAACTTTGGAGTAGTCACTTTGTACTTCAGCTTGTTGGGCATCACTAGGTTGTGTGTAACGTCCAAAGAAGAATGTTCTGGATGGAACATATTGTGATTGTTCTTGTTGAGCAGGAGCGGTATATTTTCCTGATTTCGATTGAGTATTTGACTGAGTATATCTTCCAGAGAATTCTTGGTTTTCATCAGCttcttcatcatcatcatcatcattttgaGCATTACGAGCTGCTTCTTCAGCTTGTTGTTGATTACCATTTGTTTTTACCAATTCAACTTGGGATTTTGGTGAGGTAAAACGAGCACTTCCACGTTGAACATATCGGCCTTGTTGGTATTGTGCATCAACTTGTTCTGGTTGTTTAActtgtttgttatatttaacATTGCCACGTTGTGCTTTTGCCGCTGGTACTTGGGGTTCGGCTTCCTGGGCGTCATCTTGTTGTTCATCGACATCGGCTTCAGTTTGTTCTCCAACATTTAATTGACCAGAAAATTTAcctttttgtacttttaactGTCCAAAAGGAGCTGGTGATTGTTTTGGTGCAACTCTTTGTCCAAATTGGGGTTGTTGTGATTGAGCATTGTATTGTCCATTTTGTTGTTCATTATATTGTCCTGATTGTTGGCTAGGTGCATTGTATTGTCCTTGTTGAGCATTATACTGTCCAAATTGTACAGCAGCCTGGCTTGTTTGTTGTCCTGGTGCATTGTATTGCCCTTGTTGACCATTGTATTGTCCAAATTGTTGTCCTTGGTATTGTTGACCGTTGTTATAATAATTTGGATCTTGAGCACCAGCGAATTGTTGTTGTTGATAGTTGTATTGTTCAACAGCTGCTGGTTGTGGAACAAATTGAGCTTGTTCCGGAGCACCATATTGACGGAGTGGTTGATTCACTTGTACAACATATTCACCTGGTAAAAGTAATAATTGACCAGCTGGTGGCCCAGCTGGATCGTAGCCGGTACCACTTGCTACTGCTTGTTGTTGTCCAAATTGTGGTTGAGTAGCAGGTTGTGCTGGATGTACATATTTGAATGTACGAAACTGTGGTGGCTCAGCACCAGCTCCCCAAATAGCTACTAACACTACCGTGAATACAATGAATTTATTCATGATTGAAATTTGATTGTTTGAAATTCGAGTTTGAATTGAAACTGATTTGTGATAACGAGTGTAGgtgtatttatatgaaaatattttgtttgatttcggggttgttttattttgtgatgaATAATCAGTAATAAGAGTGTGAGGTGAGATATGACATTGGCTTCAAATGTTCTTAAGTATGTGCCTATTGTATACAAAGTAGTTACATCATTGACCTACAGATGATTGAATTcgatatcattatttatatgttgattgattttcttaatgtattttattttgactctatttattttaaagatgtaCACTTTTGTCCAAATAGTTATCATAACTATATGAGagtcttaaaatttttgttagttttattaGTTCTATAGATCACtggcatacaaaaaaaaaattttcagctgCATGGGataattttggtaaattaaGTCCTTATTAGGATTCTGAATCATAAAATAACATCCATTTACTCTTATCACGTCAGATTTActtacaaaattcatttaaaatagcaaaaaattgaaagttcgATTAGGTGAGGGGATTTGTAGGAATGATTCCtacttaaaattgaattggTTGATACTAGCGATAACACTAGCCCCTGAATTGtcagttttacttttttttctgtgtaaCAAATTTACTTTCTGAAGTGACAGCTTCTATGGGCGTGTTAGACcttatgtaataatatgtataataaatacttattccaaagttttaagttttcactttcgTCGACAGTCATCATGACTGCCGacgattctttttgtttttaaaacacctTTTCACTTACACATTACCACAATCAATCaggtattgtaaattttttgggaTATAATCAACTGACTATTTCCAAGACTGCGAGATTCCTTCTTGAGTCTATATTCGCATCATTTCCCCCCTGAATTCTCcgaatttcttatttttcaaatgaacttTGCCAGAAAATTTGACGTCATAGAAGTTTTTCAACATGGTTCTTATTTTCAGTAGATAAAAATGTATAAGACGCAGCAGTTAAAAATTCCTGTATACGTCCGTACCCTTATTTTTGGGAAGGAAGTGGCTGATGAGTATCATTTACAAAGATCAGTTCGTTTTctagttttcgaaaaagttGCGACGGTTTTGTTACATTTACGGAATGAGATCTATAGTGGAACATCGGAAAACAGTAGGTA includes:
- the LOC123299924 gene encoding glutenin, high molecular weight subunit PW212-like, which translates into the protein MNKFIVFTVVLVAIWGAGAEPPQFRTFKYVHPAQPATQPQFGQQQAVASGTGYDPAGPPAGQLLLLPGEYVVQVNQPLRQYGAPEQAQFVPQPAAVEQYNYQQQQFAGAQDPNYYNNGQQYQGQQFGQYNGQQGQYNAPGQQTSQAAVQFGQYNAQQGQYNAPSQQSGQYNEQQNGQYNAQSQQPQFGQRVAPKQSPAPFGQLKVQKGKFSGQLNVGEQTEADVDEQQDDAQEAEPQVPAAKAQRGNVKYNKQVKQPEQVDAQYQQGRYVQRGSARFTSPKSQVELVKTNGNQQQAEEAARNAQNDDDDDEEADENQEFSGRYTQSNTQSKSGKYTAPAQQEQSQYVPSRTFFFGRYTQPSDAQQAEVQSDYSKVNKYVPPKARGKTTTETPESSTTEVSSDSTTEVGPTVAYDAEAKENYTNDKEAEEESTKAANGYYYLLLPDGKLQKIVYMTEEDLKKMAFVARLQYQNVEPIQGPVYSYNPENSPFVQVF